A DNA window from Drosophila sechellia strain sech25 chromosome X, ASM438219v1, whole genome shotgun sequence contains the following coding sequences:
- the LOC6620206 gene encoding uncharacterized protein LOC6620206, with the protein MSRDRGQIGPNASVECNNRSPRSIQVARCPPQGADLVSTPEHLRPGFRGRARRYNPNDFGLTGNEEWRHPRMFRDMTYETDAAAMETFRQAQPRRQAYETGINLSNLPEECLADMSAPGFDLSLPSQMSDLREEFLADVSAPDMCDVSECHADDVYDEILDRFRRIRERMKRSSQLRGLDDCAMKQHQTHRRIYTRRDPSGHITSHVDETTISNAPSMDCTQANDGGEPGRHLNFSLPSRCENLMDQSMPSYHEASMPNKCFEVMSSQDVLEDETMPSFDNSYAFSQRQPTMTSECLEDVSQPSFERSRSRRQSPRRQLTMPSQNLWDISAPSFGDTTRDRTTNECLNDISMPAFEEVSRSRSPRRRKISRSARNTTDKVSSRRQASECLDDMTMPSFGRSLSASPNRSRRQTQRLMTRSNISDISEPTYVSISRGPGPIANECLDEITMPSFGAISNVSRGRMYRGQTMSSECLEDMTMPSFGRISRGKSPDRYTSRMTSECLDDMTKPSFGGVSGSTRRQLTRSNACLNDLSAPSFVRSSSQRSSCRQRTNINDISAPSFANSTKCGDTNECLDDVSMPSCGGISETSKLKRSRRQQLTMPSQNIGDISAPSFASSGRGSMTNECLEDISMPPFRDVSTKSRSRSLDGRQSTRHRSMTNECLDDMTMPSMPGVSAASRRQMTLTSECLDDVSAPSFDRSVSRGSSRRQGRLSSPKPCASSTRCRPTNECLDDITMPSLASAQGQMTMPSECLEDMSAPSFAGVSVPSRRQTTGLPSECLNDMSMPNFGNISGISRRGECEPAFEKSKSVGSSFRGRRTIGKSHSSTECLADVTMPSFGGNSYASRGKSTSRSQKSMPPVRDLSEMRTDECLEDVTMPFVGDLSGRSRASSPRQRSTTPRRGQFTSECLDDQTMPSFGGVSQSSGRRTPRRHTKDISNNTNECIENISMPSYVNNTRASNVETFKSMQGSCLDEVTMPSYGTSSRFTATNECLEDISMPSYRDNTGSLRQRCPTPIQSSRQECLDDMTMPSFGSTLPTLGETPRSTRRNGPRPIQSLRQRTLTNECLDDMTMPSFGRSYGGPVTNECLEDISMPPCGENTGSSRGCSPMPLESTRRGASMVHRSRHGAMTNERLDDMTMPSYGTNSGMSKRRCPTLSRRKNQSGATECLDDMTMPSFGDPSHGIGFSECPESFRLITERRPQHFQIFQGPMTNENLDNITMPSFGRSCHGLVTTECLEDISMPPCGENTGSSRGYSPMPLESTRRGASMVQRSRHGAMTNERLDDMTMPSLGSSKHGQATSECLEDISMPSYGTNSGMSKRRCPTPSKGKNQNGATECLDDMTMPSFGDPSHGSPQQIQICQGAMTNENLDNMTMPSFGTLGQSQATNECLEDISMTSHIRNTSSIPGRSTTPRTLYRNEVTTNECLDDQTMPSYGKVFSTPKRQMTLPSECLNDVSQPPFVRSTSEETNRRHGNLTSQCIDSRNPRPNQRSMTNECLEDMTMPTLVENSGSSRHGLLNSFRLEDISMPSGVSNRTQGSECVEVKVSGARGGPTTNECLEDVSAPSFATSSRMTSRHIPEMTNECLEDVSMPLNESLAMNDSKPIARRPPDISYPSEILANESAPSYHSRQDKADKSANCLSKSPQKTARTRARENCSGARLEDVTMPTFEDVSYQPRRHQLTMPTENLEDQTQPDFFNSTALPSSTRTEKHNAIKSHRQGQTSICKQLADESAPTILKDTTQGPTEVVNKVIVHSSTTSVTRVLRNTSETSNNSGHPRIDDLSMPQFESTGVSSQQDTSLHGFQSMDNYRPFDELIYSQNSVANETQPETPQPTPQPTRSPNRSRSIRKVPSTPRTPRTSRPLKTPSTPNIRGATSPSSSTRTPGHPCDMSSTNYRNGKSQCYNRKPC; encoded by the exons ATGAG TAGGGACAGGGGGCAAATCGGTCCAAATGCGTCTGTGGAATGCAACAATCG AAGCCCGAGAAGCATCCAGGTAGCACGTTGTCCACCACAGGGTGCCGATTTGGTTAGCACTCCGGAGCATCTTCGTCCTGGATTTCGTGGACGGGCACGGCGATACAACCCCAACGATTTCGGTTTGACGGGCAATGAGGAATGGCGCCATCCAAGGATGTTTAGGGATATGACCT aTGAGACGGATGCGGCGGCCATGGAAACTTTTCGCCAGGCTCAACCACGTCGTCAAGCGTATGAAACGGGAATTAACCTGAGCAATCTGCCAGAGGAGTGCCTGGCGGATATGTCGGCACCTGGATTTGATCTTAGCCTGCCATCGCAGATGTCCGATTTGCGGGAAGAGTTTCTGGCCGATGTTTCGGCTCCGGATATGTGCGATGTCTCTGAATGCCATGCGGATGATGTTTATGATGAAATTCTGGATCGCTTTAGGAGGATTCGAGAACGCATGAAGCGTTCCAGTCAACTCCGCGGATTGGATGATTGCGCAATGAAACAACAT CAAACGCATCGCAGAATATACACCCGCCGCGACCCAAGTGGCCATATAACCAGTCACGTGGATGAGACGACCATTTCAAATGCACCCTCGATGGATTGCACACAGGCTAATGATGGCGGTGAGCCTGGACGTCATCTGAATTTCTCTCTACCAAGCCGATGTGAGAACCTAATGGATCAATCAATGCCCTCGTATCATGAAGCATCGATGCCAAATAAATGCTTTGAGGTCATGTCGTCGCAGGACGTTCTGGAGGACGAGACCATGCCATCGTTTGACAATAGTTATGCATTTTCGCAACGACAGCCGACAATGACAAGCGAATGCCTGGAGGATGTAAGCCAGCCATCTTTCGAAAGGAGTAGATCTCGTAGACAGAGTCCCAGACGGCAATTGACGATGCCTTCGCAGAACCTTTGGGACATATCAGCGCCATCTTTTGGCGATACAACCAGGGATCGAACTACTAACGAGTGTCTGAATGATATATCAATGCCGGCATTTGAAGAGGTATCCAGAAGCAGAAGTCCGCGACGGAGGAAGATATCCAGGAGTGCGCGTAATACAACTGATAAAGTCAGCTCCAGACGACAGGCAAGTGAATGCCTCGATGACATGACCATGCCATCGTTTGGAAGATCATTGAGTGCGTCACCGAACCGAAGTCGTCGCCAAACGCAAAGATTGATGACAAGGTCAAATATTAGCGATATATCCGAGCCCACATATGTCAGTATCTCAAGGGGACCGGGACCAATAGCAAACGAATGCCTAGATGAAATTACTATGCCTTCTTTTGGGGCAATATCGAATGTTTCCAGGGGAAGAATGTATCGTGGACAAACAATGTCCAGCGAATGTTTGGAGGACATGACAATGCCATCTTTTGGACGCATTTCAAGAGGCAAAAGTCCAGATCGATATACATCCAGAATGACAAGCGAGTGCTTGGATGATATGACCAAGCCATCCTTTGGTGGAGTTTCAGGATCCACCAGAAGGCAGTTAACGCGTTCCAACGCGTGTCTGAATGATTTAAGTGCACCATCTTTTGTGAGGAGCAGTTCTCAAAGATCGAGCTGCCGGCAGAGAACCAATATCAACGATATATCAGCCCCTTCGTTTGCCAACTCAACCAAATGTGGAGATACAAATGAATGCCTGGATGATGTGTCAATGCCATCTTGCGGAGGAATATCGGAAACATCGAAATTAAAACGATCAAGACGTCAGCAGTTAACAATGCCATCGCAAAATATTGGAGATATATCTGCGCCATCATTCGCAAGTTCGGGTAGAGGTAGTATGACCAATGAGTGCTTAGAGGACATATCGATGCCACCTTTTCGAGATGTGTCTACCAAATCCAGGAGCAGAAGTCTAGATGGCCGACAAAGTACAAGACATCGTTCGATGACCAACGAGTGTTTGGATGATATGACCATGCCTTCAATGCCTGGAGTATCAGCTGCGTCCAGAAGACAAATGACCCTGACAAGTGAGTGCCTGGACGATGTTAGTGCCCCATCCTTTGATCGAAGCGTCTCCCGAGGCTCCAGCAGAAGACAAGGAAGACTGTCATCGCCGAAACCATGCGCGAGTTCCACCAGATGTCGACCGACAAATGAGTGCTTGGATGATATAACCATGCCTTCGTTGGCCTCCGCACAGGGGCAGATGACCATGCCTAGTGAGTGCCTGGAGGACATGAGTGCACCGTCCTTTGCAGGTGTTTCTGTTCCATCTAGAAGACAAACTACTGGCCTACCCAGCGAGTGCCTTAACGACATGAGCATGCCCAACTTCGGCAATATTTCTGGAATATCGCGAAGAGGTGAATGTGAGCCAGCATTTGAAAAAAGTAAATCGGTTGGATCGAGTTTCCGAGGTAGACGCACCATAGGCAAATCTCATTCCTCCACTGAATGTCTAGCGGATGTGACAATGCCATCATTTGGTGGGAATTCATATGCTTCTAGGGGTAAGAGTACCTCACGAAGTCAGAAATCCATGCCACCTGTAAGGGACTTATCTGAAATGCGGACTGATGAATGTCTGGAAGATGTAACGATGCCTTTTGTTGGAGATTTATCGGGTAGATCCAGAGCAAGTAGTCCGCGGCAAAGATCGACGACTCCTAGAAGAGGGCAGTTCACAAGCGAGTGCTTGGATGATCAAACAATGCCATCGTTTGGAGGTGTTTCACAATCTTCAGGTCGTAGGACTCCCAGACGACATACTAAGGATATTAGTAATAATACTAATGAATGTATTGAGAATATATCAATGCCTTCGTACGTTAACAATACGAGAGCCTCCAACGTAGAAACCTTTAAATCAATGCAAGGATCATGCTTGGATGAAGTTACCATGCCATCCTATGGCACTTCAAGTCGATTTACAGCTACAAATGAATGTCTCGAGGACATTTCCATGCCTTCATATCGCGATAATACCGGATCGCTTAGGCAAAGATGTCCTACACCAATTCAGAGCTCCAGACAAGAATGTCTGGATGATATGACTATGCCATCTTTTGGAAGTACACTGCCAACTTTAGGAGAAACTCCACGCTCAACTAGGCGAAATGGTCCTAGGCCAATCCAGAGCTTAAGGCAAAGAACGTTAACCAATGAATGCTTGGATGATATGACTATGCCATCATTTGGAAGATCTTACGGAGGACCTGTTACTAATGAATGTCTTGAGGATATATCGATGCCTCCATGTGGTGAAAATACAGGATCGTCTAGGGGATGTAGCCCTATGCCTCTAGAAAGTACAAGACGGGGAGCATCGATGGTGCACAGATCCAGACATGGGGCGATGACTAACGAGCGGCTGGATGACATGACGATGCCTTCATATGGAACGAATTCAGGAATGTCTAAAAGAAGGTGCCCCACACTATCGAGAAGAAAGAATCAGAGTGGTGCCACAGAGTGCTTGGATGACATGACCATGCCATCGTTTGGTGATCCAAGTCATGGAATTGGATTTAGTGAATGTCCTGAGTCCTTCAGATTGATTACAGAAAGGAGGCCACAGCATTTCCAAATATTTCAAGGACCGATGACCAACGAAAACTTGGATAATATAACTATGCCATCATTTGGTAGATCTTGCCACGGACTTGTTACTACTGAATGTCTTGAGGATATATCGATGCCTCCATGTGGTGAAAATACAGGATCGTCTAGAGGATATAGCCCTATGCCTCTAGAAAGTACGAGACGGGGAGCATCGATGGTGCAAAGATCCAGACATGGGGCGATGACTAACGAGCGGCTGGATGACATGACGATGCCTTCCTTAGGTAGTTCAAAACATGGTCAAGCTACTAGTGAATGCCTTGAAGATATTTCAATGCCTTCATATGGAACGAATTCAGGAATGTCTAAAAGAAGGTGCCCCACACCATCGAAAGGAAAGAATCAGAATGGTGCCACAGAGTGCTTGGATGACATGACAATGCCATCGTTTGGTGATCCAAGTCATGGAAGCCCACAGCAAATCCAAATATGTCAAGGAGCGATGACCAACGAAAACTTGGATAATATGACTATGCCATCGTTTGGTACTTTAGGTCAGAGTCAAGCTACAAATGAATGCCTTGAGGATATTTCAATGACATCACATATAAGGAATACTAGCTCAATACCAGGAAGAAGCACCACGCCAAGGACGCTGTATAGAAATGAAGTGACCACTAACGAATGTCTAGATGACCAGACAATGCCATCATATGGAAAAGTATTCAGTACACCCAAAAGGCAAATGACTTTGCCAAGTGAGTGCTTAAACGACGTGAGTCAGCCGCCCTTCGTAAGAAGTACGTCTGAGGAAACCAATCGAAGACATGGGAACTTGACGTCCCAATGCATAGACTCGCGAAACCCCAGGCCAAATCAAAGGTCGATGACAAATGAGTGCCTGGAGGATATGACAATGCCAACGCTTGTCGAAAATTCCGGGTCATCTCGTCACGGGTTATTGAACAGCTTTCGCTTGGAGGACATCAGCATGCCCTCTGGAGTCTCAAATCGAACCCAGGGCAGTGAATGCGTTGAGGTTAAGGTGAGCGGAGCGCGCGGAGGACCTACGACCaacgaatgcctcgaggatgtGAGTGCACCCAGTTTTGCTACAAGCTCTCGCATGACCTCAAGACATATACCCGAGATGACAAACGAGTGTTTGGAGGATGTTTCTATGCCGCTAAATGAATCATTAGCTATGAATGATTCTAAACCAATAGCCCGACGTCCGCCCGACATTTCGTATCCCTCGGAAATTTTGGCCAACGAGAGTGCTCCTTCGTATCATTCACGGCAGGATAAAGCTGATAAATCTGCTAATTGCCTTTCTAAGTCTCCGCAGAAAACCGCCAGAACTCGAGCTCGGGAAAATTGTAGTGGCGCTCGATTGGAGGATGTGACAATGCCTACATTTGAGGACGTATCCTATCAACCACGTCGCCATCAATTGACCATGCCCACCGAAAATTTGGAAGATCAGACTCAACCGGATTTCTTTAACTCCACGGCTTTGCCAAGTTCCACTAGAACGGAGAAGCACAATGCAATAAAATCCCATCGACAGGGGCAGACAAGTATCTGTAAACAGCTTGCCGATGAGAGTGCTCCAACTATACTGAAGGACACCACACAGGGACCCACGGAAGTGGTGAATAAAGTGATCGTCCATAGCTCGACAACTTCAGTGACCAGGGTTCTTCGGAATACGTCAGAAACCTCTAATAACTCCGGGCATCCTAGGATAGATGACCTTTCAATGCCACAGTTTGAGTCCACGGGTGTTAGCTCTCAACAGGATACCTCCCTGCATGGCTTTCAATCCATGGATAACTATAGACCATTCGATGAATTGATTTATAGCCAGAATTCGGTAGCTAATGAAACTCAGCCCGAGACTCCTCAACCAACTCCTCAACCAACGAGGTCTCCAAATCGCAGTCGAAGTATTCGAAAAGTACCAAGCACACCAAGAACACCAAGAACCTCAAGACCACTAAAAACACCAAGTACACCAAATATTCGAGGAGCCACTTCCCCCAGTTCTAGTACTAGAACTCCAGGACATCCATGCGATATGAGTAGCACCAATTACCGCAACGGAAAGTCCCAATGCTACAACCGAAAACCCTGCTAG